GCGGCCATTCTCGAAGATCGCGGCCTCAAAGTCACCATCACTAAGCTAGACCCTTACATCAACGTCGACCCGGGCACCATGAGCCCGTTTCAGCATGGCGAGGTCTTCGTCACCGAAGACGGCGCCGAAACCGATCTCGATTTAGGCCATTACGAACGGTTTTTAAAAACCACCATGGCCAAGAAAAACAACTTCACCACCGGCCAGGTTTACGAACAAGTATTGCGCAATGAGCGTAAAGGCGATTATCTCGGCGCTACCGTGCAGGTCATCCCGCATATTACCGACGAAATCAAACGCCGGGTGTTTGCCAGCGCCGAAGGCAAGGACGTGGCGCTGATCGAAGTCGGCGGTACCGTCGGCGATATCGAGTCCCTTCCCTTCCTGGAAACCATCCGCCAAATGGGCGTGGAACTGGGCCATGACCGGGCTTTGTTTATCCATTTGACCTTGGTGCCCTACATCAAATCGGCCGGCGAACTGAAAACCAAACCTACTCAACATTCGGTCAAGGAATTGCGCACCATCGGTATTCAGCCGGACATTTTGATTTGCCGTTCCGAACAGCCGATTCCGGCCAGCGAGCGCAAGAAAATCGCCCTGTTCACCAATGTGGCGGAAAACGCCGTCATCTCGGCTATCGACGCCGATACCATTTATCGCATTCCGTTACTGCTGCGCGAACAGGGTCTGGACGATATCGTCGTCAAGCAATTACGTCTGGACGTACCTGCGGCTGACCTGACCTCTTGGGAAAAAGTGGTCGACGGTCTGACGCATCCGACCGACGAAGTGAATATCGCCATCGTCGGCAAATACGTCGACCATACCGATGCTTATAAGTCCTTAAATGAAGCCTTGATTCATGCCGGTATCCATACCCGGCATAAAGTGCAGATCACCTACATCGATTCCGAAACCATCGAAGCCGAAGGCACCTCGCAATTGAAAGAGGTCGATGCGATCCTGGTACCGGGCGGTTTCGGCGAGCGCGGCGTGGAAGGCAAAATTTCCACAGTGCGTTTTGCCCGCGAAAACAAAATTCCTTATCTGGGTATTTGTCTGGGCATGCAGTCTGCCGTGATCGAATTCGCCCGTAACGTGGTCGGCCTGGAAGGCGCGCACAGTACCGAATTTTTACCGAAAAGCCCGCATCCGGTGATCGGCTTGATCACCGAATGGATGGACGAAGCCGGCGAAGTGGTAACCCGCGACGAAGATTCCGACCTGGGCGGCACCATGCGCTTGGGCGCGCAAAAATGCCGCTTAAAATCCGATTCGCTGGCCTTCGAGTTGTATCAAAAAGACGTGATCACCGAACGCCACCGCCATCGCTACGAATTCAACAACCAGTATTTAAAGCAGCTGGAAGCGGCCGGCATGCGCTTTTCCGGCAAGTCGTTGGACGGCCGTCTGGTGGAAATCGTCGAGTTGCCTGATCATCCCTGGTTTCTGGCTTGCCAGTTCCACCCCGAATTCACCTCGACACCGCGTAACGGCCACGCGTTATTCTCCGGTTTCGTCGAAGCCGCCGCCAAACATAAAAAACACGACCAATCATGAAATTATGCCATTTTGAAGCGGGGCTGGATCAGCCGTTTTTCCTGATAGCCGGCACGTGCGTGATCGAAAGCGAACAAATGTCGCTGGATACCGCCGGCACCTTAAAGGAAATTGCCGACCAGCTGAACATTCCGTTTATCTACAAATCCTCGTTCGACAAAGCCAACCGCTCGTCGATGAGCAGTTTTCGCGGCCTGGGGCTGGAAACCGGCCTACAGATACTGGAAAAGGTCAAACAACAAATCGGCGTACCGGTGTTGACCGACGTGCACGAAGACACCCCGTTGGCGGAAGTCGCCAGTGTGGTGGACGTGATGCAGACCCCGGCCTTTCTGTGCCGGCAGACCAATTTCATCCAAAGCGTGGCGTCCCACGGCATTCCGGTCAATATCAAAAAGGGCCAGTTCATGGCACCCTGGGATATGGGCAACGTGGTCGCCAAAGCCAAGGCCACCGGCAACGAGCAAATCATGGTCTGCGAGCGCGGGGTGTCGTTTGGCTATAATAATCTGGTCTCCGACATGCGCTCCTTGGCCGTGATGCGCGACACCGGCTGCCCGGTGGTGTTCGACGCCACCCACTCCGTGCAATTACCGGGCGGACAAGGCAGTTGTTCCGGCGGCCAACGCGAACATGTGCCTGTGCTGGCCCGCGCCGCGGTAGCGGTCGGCATTGCCGGCTTGTTCATGGAATCGCACCCGAAACCGGATGAAGCGCTCAGCGACGGCCCCAACTCCTGGCCCTTGCACCGCATGAAAGAATTACTGGAAATGTTAGTAACCATAGACCGGGCTGTTAAATCCAGCAGCTTTATTGAAACCACTTTATAAACAATTGAAAATCAAACCAAAGGCAAGCTAATGGCAAGAATAGTAGATGTAAAAGCAAGAGAAGTTTTGGATTCACGCGGCAACCCTACCGTTGAAGCGGAAGTATATTTGTCCTCCGGCATCGTCGGTAGCGCCATGGTGCCATCCGGCGCCTCCACCGGCGAACGCGAAGCCATCGAATTGCGCGACGGCGACAAATCCCGCTATTTGGGCAAAGGCGTGTTGAACGCGGTTAACTTCGTCAACACCGAAATCCGCGATGCAGTGATCGGTATGGACGCCGACAACCAAGCCGCGCTGGA
This sequence is a window from Methylomonas methanica MC09. Protein-coding genes within it:
- a CDS encoding CTP synthase; the encoded protein is MTKFIFITGGVVSSLGKGIAASSLAAILEDRGLKVTITKLDPYINVDPGTMSPFQHGEVFVTEDGAETDLDLGHYERFLKTTMAKKNNFTTGQVYEQVLRNERKGDYLGATVQVIPHITDEIKRRVFASAEGKDVALIEVGGTVGDIESLPFLETIRQMGVELGHDRALFIHLTLVPYIKSAGELKTKPTQHSVKELRTIGIQPDILICRSEQPIPASERKKIALFTNVAENAVISAIDADTIYRIPLLLREQGLDDIVVKQLRLDVPAADLTSWEKVVDGLTHPTDEVNIAIVGKYVDHTDAYKSLNEALIHAGIHTRHKVQITYIDSETIEAEGTSQLKEVDAILVPGGFGERGVEGKISTVRFARENKIPYLGICLGMQSAVIEFARNVVGLEGAHSTEFLPKSPHPVIGLITEWMDEAGEVVTRDEDSDLGGTMRLGAQKCRLKSDSLAFELYQKDVITERHRHRYEFNNQYLKQLEAAGMRFSGKSLDGRLVEIVELPDHPWFLACQFHPEFTSTPRNGHALFSGFVEAAAKHKKHDQS
- the kdsA gene encoding 3-deoxy-8-phosphooctulonate synthase, which encodes MKLCHFEAGLDQPFFLIAGTCVIESEQMSLDTAGTLKEIADQLNIPFIYKSSFDKANRSSMSSFRGLGLETGLQILEKVKQQIGVPVLTDVHEDTPLAEVASVVDVMQTPAFLCRQTNFIQSVASHGIPVNIKKGQFMAPWDMGNVVAKAKATGNEQIMVCERGVSFGYNNLVSDMRSLAVMRDTGCPVVFDATHSVQLPGGQGSCSGGQREHVPVLARAAVAVGIAGLFMESHPKPDEALSDGPNSWPLHRMKELLEMLVTIDRAVKSSSFIETTL